The following coding sequences lie in one Xanthomonas hyacinthi genomic window:
- a CDS encoding restriction endonuclease, whose protein sequence is MLLSIVFRRLGCNAQEDLPVAGLRATHAVDVHATFLRAGILCTWIIECKLWKSRVTKEKVLALKSILEDVGADRGIIVSEMGFQSGAQDAARGTNITLVTSLQEFERTALAATSEAPLALVSASDPIPLYRFPQHSPHELLLVEDTLITANWRDVSISLVDPARKVITRTFELDKYEAFSPRDGTRVIRTHPPGNLVLADGRLFLGQVFSEVVVVIDLATQAIIKRIPVPGGGEGEMAVSPDQKTVYFASNKTSQFFISP, encoded by the coding sequence ATGTTGTTGTCGATCGTATTCCGTCGGCTGGGTTGCAACGCGCAAGAGGATCTGCCGGTTGCGGGCCTGCGGGCGACTCACGCGGTCGACGTCCACGCCACCTTTCTCCGCGCAGGCATCCTTTGCACATGGATCATCGAGTGCAAGTTATGGAAGTCACGAGTGACCAAGGAAAAGGTGCTCGCCCTCAAGAGCATCCTCGAGGACGTTGGCGCGGACCGCGGCATCATCGTTAGCGAAATGGGCTTCCAGTCCGGGGCGCAGGATGCTGCCCGCGGTACGAACATCACCTTGGTGACCTCCTTGCAAGAGTTCGAGCGCACTGCGTTGGCGGCCACGTCCGAGGCCCCGCTGGCGCTGGTCAGCGCCTCCGATCCAATTCCGCTCTACCGGTTTCCACAGCACTCGCCGCACGAACTGCTCCTGGTTGAAGACACTCTAATCACGGCCAACTGGCGAGACGTCAGCATTTCATTGGTCGACCCGGCGAGAAAAGTCATTACGCGTACCTTTGAGCTCGACAAGTACGAGGCGTTTTCGCCGCGTGACGGCACCCGCGTGATTCGAACGCATCCACCCGGCAACTTGGTACTCGCGGACGGCCGCCTCTTCCTTGGCCAGGTGTTCTCCGAGGTCGTGGTTGTTATTGATCTCGCTACCCAAGCGATCATCAAGCGCATCCCGGTGCCCGGTGGGGGCGAAGGCGAGATGGCAGTCTCGCCAGACCAGAAGACGGTCTACTTCGCCAGCAACAAGACCAGCCAATTTTTCATTTCACCATGA